The window CTGCTTGGAGTTTTGATGAGAATCATCAGTATTGAACATCAGCTTTTCTTCGAACTTACCATAAACCTTAAAATCAAGAATCATGTTGAACATGTAGCAAGGTGAAATTAGAGAAAGGATGTGAGATGAGTACGTACACATTCAGTGCTGAAACCACGAGTTAGAACAGCAAGAGCACATGCACCCCTGTTAAGGATCCCCCAGTCCCCGACGAGAGCTGTTTTTGTACCCACAGTCATCTTACGCTCATCCCAATTCAATTGGCATTTAAGGCCATAACGTTTAAAGAGTGGTTCCACCTTTGTTTCCCAGACTTGGCACAGATCCTCTTCTTCTGCACAAATGAATTTCAACTATATATATGAGAAATATGCATTCATTCATTACTGTTATCAGAAAGACATACGTTATATTAAAAAGGTAACAGGAAACAAAACAAGTCTACGATTCCCATAATGACTCGATCAAAGTCACAGGATACAGTTTTCTGTAAATTAAACAGTACGTGTGCGTGCTACAATTCCAAAAGGCATAAGAATCCTTCCATCATATATACAAGGCAGCAGGAACTACTTCAGTCAGTGCAGAATGTTAAAGAATAATACAAAACACACATACTACGTTAAACAAGTCAATATTGCTTTATCAGTTTATCATGAGAATAATGTGCAAAGGAAAAAGTATAATGAAAAAGGATTAAATTCTTTCTGTTAATCGATGCAATCCTCAATCACAGACTATCTCATTGCAATCTTCAAAAAAAAAAAAAACGTGAAAAGCTTTTATCAAATTAAACCAAAAAATCACCACACAAAAGCAAAGATGAGATGAGCAGGGAATCGGGGAACGTACTGGAGAGATTGTCCTCAGAAAAATACAGAACGGTAGAATTGTACCAAGTGTTCTCGTCGATATAACAATTGTCCAGGATCTCCCTCTCCCTCTCCATATTAGATTCGCGTAAAGACTTCCACATCTCCCTCTCGACCAATTCCAGGTGCGTCTCGACTGGTTCCTCCTCCTCCTCGTCCGTCTCGTACGAGTTATCTAGGTCGAGACTCTCCATCTCCTTGGAGCACTCATCGATTTCTCTCTTCTCCATCGCCATCTGATTTGGGGATTTTTGTTTTTTTCTTTCGGTTTAGGGTTTTGGGTAGAAGAGGGGGAGCGTATTTATAAGCCATTAACACGTACACATCCCAATTCTAACGAAACTAGGAAACATTTAACTTACCTTTTCTTCTTCTTCTTCTTCTTTCTTTTTTTTTTTTTTTTTAACATTCAACTTACTTATTTAGTATCAAAACCAAATAATTATATTCTTTTTACCCGATTTTGGCTAACTTTCGAATAAGTAATATCAAAACCAAATAATTATATTCTTTATTCCCGATTTTGGCCGACTTTTGAATAAGTAGACACAAGATTTTGAACTTTTTTTCCTGCAAAAAGTGATTACTCCATGTAGATCAACTTTACGATAAGTGAGAGGTTATAAGTTCAACTCACAAAAATGTAGGGCATGTTTACTAACATGGAATGGAATTGTGAGTGGTGCAATTGATTCCAGAATGAGTGAATTCCAGTGTTTACTAACATGTCAAGGTATTGGAATGGATATGGGTCTCACTTGCTAATCAGTGATCGATTCCTGACGAAACCCCTTATTCGATACCCAAGGGGGGAGATGAGTATCAGAATCAAAGTAACGGAATCAACTTTTTCTCTCCAAAATATCCTCACGTTATTATAATATTTCTAAATTACCCAACCCTAAAAATATATATTATATTTTAGGGGTATTTTAAATTCATTTCTTGTAAGGGTATATTAGTAATCAAACTAGTTTTAATTCCGATTCCATATGGTAAGTAAACGACATCAATCGTAATTAGTTTCATTCATGTTTTGATTCCTTATGGTAAGTAAACAGTAGAATGATATGAAATATTCTCATACCGATTCTTATTGATACCGATTCATGCTTATTTCTATTCCAAGTTAGTAAACGTGCCCGTAATATTAACGCACATCTATTGTGTGCCTATATATATGATGAACCTTTGGTGTCGCGATTCCTCTACTCTTCTAAGCCATCGTTTGGATTTTCATGCTCACATACTCTATTTTTCGACCTAGCACTATTAGGCCCCGTTTGTATAGTATGTAAATTGAATTAGTTTCATTTTCCATTCTAATATGTTATTTGGTTGTAAATAAAGATTGAAAAGGAAACAAAAAATGAGATATAACTGGAAATTGGCTTCCTTATAAAATATGGATTGAATTACCTAGTGAGGGGTGATATATTTTAGAGAAAATTACATAATAGCACATGACCAAATTTAAAAACACAAAAATCCCACTTTCAATATTTTCTGTACAAATTAAGACACAAACTCTGACCCAAACTAATGGTATCAGATCTGATCTAGACTTTCATAGCTAAAATGACTAAAATATCTATTTTTAAAATAAATTTACACAAAATGACACTGATTTGTATTCTTTCTCCACCACCACCCTCTCTCTCTCTCTCTCTCTCTCTCTCTCTCTCTCTCTCTCTCTCTCTCTCTCTCTCTCTCTCTCTCTCTCTCTCTCTCTCTCTCTCTCTCTCGCTCGTATCTTAGGCCTAGTGATGACGACGACGGCGCCTCAATGACAACGACAGTGGCGGCACCTCGACGACAGCGACATTTGTAAATCGAGGACAACTGCGACATCTGTGAATCGACGACCATAATGGTGATTCGACACTGTAGTAGCACCTTCCTACGCGGCAGTAGTACGTCTCCGGTCGATACGGCAGTAGCACATCTTCGGTCGACACGGCAGTAGCATGTCTTTCGTCGACACGACAGTATCACGTCTCTCGTTGACACGATAGTAGCACGTCTGCGATCGACACGGCAGTAGCACGTCTCACGTCGACACGGCATAGTCATGGAGATCATTGGCCTTGTTAGTCTTGTTCCCGTTAACACCATTAGCCTCATTTGCATAAATCAAGCAAATTTAGCTGAACACCAAATGGCGGCAAGCAAACACCACCAAATGCCGGCACCGGCAAGGTGATGTCGCAAGTTCAAGCATACACCAAGTGAAGTACAATTCCTTCAAAAGATCAGGCAAACACATAAGTGTGTGTGTGTGTATTTTCGAGCTTTTCTTGAATTGCGACTAATAGCAGACTGTACATTAACGAAAATCTGAAGATCAATAAATCAGGGGTTCGTTTAACTTCCAATGTTAGAATATACATAACATTATTTTCCTTCCCAAGCCAGACTGATTATCATGGTATTGTTCACCTACTTAGTCCTACTATATGATCTATGTACGTCCTGGCGTTAATTAGGTGAGCAGATATTGAATGTCCTGGTGTTAGGTGTGTAGATATACATGGTATTCTGATCTGTTTTTAACTCTCATTATATTCCTATACTCTCTATAATTACAAAGATCACAAACCCATCTTTACAGAATCAACCTCGCGATAATCTAAGAAATATGTAGATATTTTTCAAAGAAGAAAAAAATATATATATGTAGACATTAAGTGCATGAACACTGATTCAGGCTAGGCAATCAGGGTAAATTGAAAATAAAACAGGAAGGAATTCAAAGACATAATCTACTTATAGAAGCAAATTAATATAGATCGATGTAGATGACGAAGGAAAATCATGATTTTCCTAATTTGTGATTTTCCTAATTTCTCTATAGAACTAGGCAACTAGCATACCTACCATCTTCTATTTAAAGACGCCAATACAAGCTAAGTTGTCGTCATTACAAACTGTTCTTCTGGTTTCTCTGAGCTCTCTATCATGGCTACTACATATTCTGCTCTAGCGACTATTCTTTGCATTTACCTTGTATGCTGTTCAGCTACACCAACAAGCAATGGCGGGTTCAGTGTCAAACTCATACACCGAAACTCCCCGAACTCACCGTTTTATCATCGGACCAAAACTCCAAATAGGTTAAGCAATGGTTTTCGACATTCCATGAGGTCCTATTTCGACCCCTTCGATCATAATGGTGCACAATCAGGAGTAAAAGCTGACAAGGGCGAGTATCTTATGAAGATAACGATTGGAAACCCACCTTTTGATGTCTATGGAGTTGCAGATACGGGTAGTGACCTAGTTTGGGCACAGTGTCTACCATGTGTTGGTTGCTACAAGCAGACTAAGCCTATGTTTGAACCGAAAAGCTCGTCCACATATAGTGACCTGCCTTGTGCAGCAACAGAATGCAAGACAATTGGCACTGGCTCTTGTTCACCTCAAAACTCTTGTAATTACAGTTACGGCTATGGAGATCAGTCATTGACCCAAGGGGTGTTGGCTAAAGAGACGATTACCTTAACATCCGCGACGGGCGGAGCTGTTGCCCTAAGAGATATTGTGTTCGGGTGTGGGCATAACAACACTGGAAGTTTCAATCAAGACGAGATGGGACTTATTGGCCTCGGAGGAGGGCCTCTATCACTTGTTTCTCAAATAAGTTCTGAAGTTGGAGGCAAAAAGTTCTCCCACTGCTTGGTGCCATTTCATACTGCTCCGAGCATCGAAAGCAAGATGAGTTTCGGGAGTGGAAGTGAAGTATTGGGTGATGGTGTTGTTACAACAGCTTTGATCTCCAAGCAAGACAAGACCCCATATTTTGTGACACTAGAAGGAATCAGTGTTGAAGATAAGCTTGTGCCTTTCAATACCTCAGGTCAAGTTTTAGAAGGCAACATGTTCTTGGACTCGGGTACACCACCAACACTAATCCCACAAGATTTCTACAACAGGTTAGCAGCAGAAGTAAAGAACCAGATTCCAATGGCACCCATCGTAGGTGACCCTAGTTTGGGATCTCAGCTATGCTACAAGACTCCAACTAATCTAAAAGGGCCAATATTGACAGTACATTTCAACGGCAGTGCTAACATTGTGCTAACACCAATACAGACCTTTATTCCACCAAAAGATGGGGTTTTCTGTTTCGCAATGCAAGGTGTTGCTAGTGATGGCGGTATCATCGGAAACTTTGCTCAGTCAAATTTCTTGATCGGTTATGACCTTGAGAGAATGACAGTCTCATTCAAGCCAGCAGATTGCGCAACAAGATAAACAAGCCAGCCAGAAGGATAGATTTTTTCTAGTGAGCAACAAACAGAATTGTTAGCATCAATTTCCCTTCATTTTCAGCTGCAATCCAACTACAGTTCTAATTTCAAATACTTCAAATCGGATCAATTTTCCTCTAAAAGTTGAATGCTACAATGACAAACCTCACCCTTGAGATTAAATTAATAATTATAAAGGAGGATAGCAGATCATGAGATTGATACCCATAATCGATTTTCTACTAATACTGCATGCACTAGACAATCTAACTAACAAATACTACTAAGAAATTTACTTTTGCACAAAAGGGACATACCCAGATTGCTTAGCAAACCATCTATATAGGGGCGGCACATGTGGTTCTGAAGTGGCCTGTTTGATTGCAGCGACTACAATGCACTACTCGCTTCACTCGGCCACGGTCCTCTGCTCGGACACGCTTCTTTCTTGGTCGACCTGGTGGCCGGAGTGACTTCGGAGGATTGATTAGAACCTCAGAAAGAGCACTGCTTGCATTGGGATCTTCTCCCTCTACCCTTAACGTCTCAGCCCATAGGGATTTATCTGGAATTGGATGTATTGTTTGTGAGTATGTCTTCCGATAGGTTGCAACAGTGAAGCAGCTCTCAGTAAACCGATGGACTTGCTGCCTGCAAGATAGAAGTGCTGCAACAGCATGGGCACATGGCAAACCATAAAGCTGCCAGCCACGACAAAGGCAGCAACGATTTCGAATGTCCACAATCATTGTCCCTTCATGAGAAATGACTTCAAATTCAGCTTCATTAGCACGAAGAACCT of the Fragaria vesca subsp. vesca linkage group LG6, FraVesHawaii_1.0, whole genome shotgun sequence genome contains:
- the LOC101313533 gene encoding uncharacterized protein LOC101313533 gives rise to the protein MEKREIDECSKEMESLDLDNSYETDEEEEEPVETHLELVEREMWKSLRESNMEREREILDNCYIDENTWYNSTVLYFSEDNLSKEEDLCQVWETKVEPLFKRYGLKCQLNWDERKMTVGTKTALVGDWGILNRGACALAVLTRGFSTECLERIFSCEVHCQYMNLRIPDKMSKDEFSSKYQKFVEKIDEFELPEKLSCFIIFGEGAIFVYSDKPWSTYKMKNLVNWCLLGEEPFERDNFHELSLDDDDDDY